A section of the Nitrospira sp. genome encodes:
- a CDS encoding response regulator, with amino-acid sequence MSILIIDDFQEERDLLFTILNSAGFGPLLPVGTAREGLQLLGVGKRGKQTSGIDLVLMDIEMPEIDGLEACQRIRMEEHLQGLPIIVITAHTEAKDIQAAYTSGATDYIRKPVIPAELVARAANALSLKQEIDARKLREQELLERTKELDHAFEQITTLHGTVHICAKCKRVKSDGPHWQRVEDYLRRQARAKVAETVCDTCLHQAYPHLK; translated from the coding sequence ATGAGCATTCTGATCATCGACGACTTCCAGGAAGAGCGGGACCTGCTCTTCACCATTCTTAACAGTGCGGGGTTTGGCCCGCTCCTCCCGGTCGGCACCGCGCGAGAAGGGCTGCAACTCCTGGGGGTCGGGAAACGTGGAAAGCAGACCAGCGGAATCGACTTAGTGTTGATGGATATCGAAATGCCCGAGATCGATGGATTGGAGGCCTGCCAGCGCATCCGGATGGAGGAGCACCTGCAGGGGCTGCCCATCATCGTCATTACAGCGCATACGGAGGCGAAGGATATTCAAGCGGCTTATACATCCGGCGCCACAGACTACATTCGGAAACCGGTGATCCCGGCTGAACTGGTCGCCCGGGCGGCCAATGCGTTGAGCCTCAAACAGGAGATCGATGCCAGAAAACTTCGTGAGCAGGAACTCCTTGAGCGAACCAAGGAACTCGACCATGCGTTCGAGCAGATCACCACGCTCCATGGTACGGTCCACATTTGCGCCAAGTGCAAACGCGTCAAAAGCGACGGCCCGCATTGGCAACGCGTGGAAGATTACCTACGCCGGCAGGCCCGCGCCAAAGTCGCCGAAACCGTGTGCGACACCTGTCTGCATCAGGCCTATCCCCACCTGAAATAA
- a CDS encoding response regulator, with protein sequence MTLHTARFTTTGILVLLTSLVFLAELHTEFRLATWVAYLLLPVPASRLYPRHMFLFAVGGWSLLMAAGCLAPLPTDEATNALVSRTIGILGLWIIAYQLDRQPAACGLQEVSRPAFPGTDHPRRQGPASQATEPVLPRVPAEPTEQKTRVLLVDDSIESHTLMRFYFRNTPYDLEIASDGEQAVATFQTGRFDFVLIDLHLPGMDGFTATRAMRAWEASHKRPPTTIVALTASSVADTQAQSLAVGCTDFLIKPITKAHLFSTLRKYRRSSPVTDTTPAQAAGTPDVTERIDDELRRRRPAFLANRRTDLTLMQDALVQGDYEAIRTTGHRMKGLAGSFGFPDIGAVGQRLEQAARSRDREAIRRELDGLATILAGVDQAA encoded by the coding sequence ATGACACTCCACACCGCCCGATTCACGACGACCGGGATCCTTGTCCTGCTGACAAGCCTCGTCTTCCTCGCCGAACTGCACACTGAATTCAGACTGGCCACCTGGGTCGCGTATCTCCTGCTGCCCGTTCCGGCCTCCCGGCTCTATCCCCGACACATGTTCCTGTTTGCCGTGGGAGGCTGGTCGCTGTTGATGGCGGCCGGATGCCTCGCACCCCTCCCGACCGACGAAGCGACGAATGCGCTCGTGAGTCGCACGATCGGTATCCTTGGTCTATGGATCATCGCCTATCAGCTCGATCGACAGCCTGCCGCTTGCGGCCTGCAGGAGGTCAGCCGACCCGCGTTCCCAGGCACGGACCATCCCCGGCGACAAGGACCGGCATCTCAGGCCACGGAGCCGGTCCTGCCGCGCGTGCCCGCGGAACCGACAGAACAGAAAACCCGCGTCTTGCTGGTCGACGATTCAATTGAGTCGCATACACTGATGCGGTTCTATTTCCGGAATACCCCGTACGACCTGGAGATCGCCTCGGATGGCGAGCAAGCCGTCGCGACCTTCCAGACAGGCCGATTCGACTTCGTCCTCATCGACCTGCACCTGCCCGGGATGGACGGCTTCACCGCCACCCGCGCGATGCGTGCCTGGGAAGCCTCCCACAAACGCCCCCCCACCACAATCGTGGCACTAACAGCCAGCAGCGTGGCTGACACTCAGGCACAGAGCCTGGCGGTGGGCTGCACGGACTTCCTGATCAAACCCATCACAAAAGCGCACTTGTTCAGCACCCTACGCAAGTACCGCCGGTCTTCTCCAGTCACCGACACCACCCCGGCACAAGCTGCGGGAACACCGGACGTGACAGAGCGCATCGACGACGAGCTCCGGCGACGCCGGCCCGCGTTTCTCGCCAATCGCCGCACGGATCTCACCCTGATGCAGGATGCCCTGGTTCAGGGAGACTATGAAGCGATTCGCACCACGGGACACCGCATGAAAGGCCTCGCAGGCTCGTTCGGGTTTCCCGACATCGGGGCGGTAGGACAACGACTGGAACAGGCGGCTCGATCCCGGGATCGGGAGGCGATTCGCCGGGAACTCGACGGACTGGCGACCATCCTCGCCGGTGTCGATCAAGCCGCCTGA
- a CDS encoding formylglycine-generating enzyme family protein, with protein sequence MRLTRLLLLTLCLFPAVGSLPSALGALRVDDMVLVPAGEFRMGATEESGGLPDERPLRLIYLSAFRIDRHEVTNAAYQEFVQATGYQAPANSNPALTLWEHNVPLPGIEQHPVVNVSWLDAVAFCRWANKRLPTEAEWEKAARGTDGRTYPWGNEWNFENGNSASYWARQTVQFADSTEWDAFWVKGVGAAISKEKGLKGELLTLPVGSFPGGASPYGVLDMAGNAAEWVQDWYNPNDYRTAPLTNPQGPERGAIKSMRGGSWLKPAISLRTTDRDWGTMDSRPSGTGFRCARDAY encoded by the coding sequence ATGAGACTGACACGGTTGCTACTGCTGACACTCTGCCTCTTTCCGGCCGTCGGCTCTCTGCCATCAGCCCTCGGAGCCCTTCGGGTCGATGACATGGTTCTCGTTCCGGCCGGTGAGTTTCGGATGGGGGCGACCGAGGAGAGCGGCGGGCTTCCGGATGAACGTCCGCTGCGGCTCATCTACCTCAGCGCATTCCGGATCGATCGGCACGAAGTCACCAACGCGGCTTATCAGGAATTCGTGCAGGCCACCGGATACCAGGCACCTGCCAACTCGAATCCGGCATTGACGTTGTGGGAGCACAATGTGCCCCTGCCGGGCATCGAGCAACATCCCGTGGTCAACGTCAGTTGGCTTGATGCCGTCGCCTTCTGTCGCTGGGCGAACAAACGCCTCCCGACTGAAGCTGAATGGGAAAAGGCGGCACGGGGAACAGACGGGCGAACGTACCCCTGGGGCAACGAGTGGAACTTTGAAAACGGCAACAGCGCGAGCTACTGGGCCCGTCAGACGGTGCAGTTCGCCGACAGCACGGAATGGGACGCGTTCTGGGTCAAGGGCGTCGGCGCAGCCATCTCCAAAGAAAAGGGCCTGAAGGGAGAACTCCTGACCTTGCCGGTGGGCAGCTTTCCGGGCGGTGCCAGCCCCTATGGAGTGCTGGACATGGCGGGCAATGCGGCCGAATGGGTGCAGGACTGGTACAACCCCAACGACTACCGCACGGCACCGCTGACTAATCCCCAAGGCCCGGAACGCGGGGCCATCAAATCGATGCGCGGCGGCTCCTGGCTCAAACCGGCGATCAGCTTACGCACGACTGATCGCGACTGGGGCACGATGGATAGCCGCCCCTCTGGAACCGGGTTCCGTTGTGCCCGGGACGCCTACTGA